The Chlamydiota bacterium genomic sequence GGCGGGGAGGAGTACGCGACCGCCCTGATCCGGACGCAACGATGGCGCGAGGCCGGAACGGTGATCGACGAACTCGAGGCGCGTCGGCCCGGCCGGGGGGAGCGTGACGCGATCCTCCTCCTCCGCGGTATCCTCGCGGGGGAGCAGGGGGACCATGGGCGCGCCGTGGAACTGCTCGGGAGGGTGGCGCCGGAACGGCCCGACTACTGGGCCCGCGCCCGCTACTGCCGCGGGCGCTACCTCTCCAGGGCGGGGGAAACGCGGAAGGCCCTGGACGAATACTCCCTGATCCAGGAGGGTTTCCCCCTCTCCGAGATCGGCCGCGCCGCCGCGCAGGAGGCCGAGGCGCTGCGGGGCGCCGTCGAGAAGGAGAAGAACTGGTGGGGGCGCCTCTCGACCAGATACGAGTACGACGACAATGTCATCCTCATGCCGGACGACGCCCCGCTTCCCGGCGCCACGCAACAGGGCGACTGGCGGTTTCTGACTACCTTCGAGCTCGACGCCGTCCCCTTCTCGAGGGACGGGTTCGACCTGATCACCCGCTACAATTTCATCCAGTCGGTACACAACCGGCTCGGAAATTTCAACTTGAACGGCAACGTCGCGGACGGCTTCATCCGCTACCGGCATCCGCTCCTCACCCCTTTCGCGGGGTACGAATTCGCGTACTACTTCCTCGACGACTGCAAGCAGGGGTATCTCCGCGGCAACCGCATCTTCGCCGGCGCCGAGCTCCCCCGCACCGCGCACAGTCTCTACCGGGTCCTGTACGAGTGCGCCTTCGACGATTACCTGCTCCCGTTCTCCTCTCCCGAGGACGACTGGGACACCTCCCCCGCGAGCATCATCACGCTCGAGCAGTTCCTGTTCCTCGGCGCGGCGCGGCAGGCGTTCTGGCGAACCGCGGTCGGCTACCGCAACAACAACGCGCGCGGGGACGACTTCTACTACCACGGCTGCTCAATCGTCGGGGAGTTCTACTGCCCCCTCCCATGGCGCCTGAGCGCCGACTGCTCCGCGGAGTACCGTTTCAACGACTTCACGCGCGGCGCGGACGGCCGCCGCGACCGGTGTCTGCTGCTCAACGCGGAGCTCCGCAGGACGCTCCGCGAGGGGGTCGATATCGTCTTCAACTACGGCTTCACGAGAAACAGGTCCGACGTACCGCTCTACGAGTACCGGAGGGGTATCTACTCGATGATCCTGGATCTGTATTTCTGACGGCCGCGTCCCGGGATGCACGCGCGTGGAAGAGGGGATGCGTCAGATCCGGATGTCGAGCCGCCGGATCATCTCGTCCAGCCCCCTCCTGCTGACGCCGAGCTCCTCGGCCGCCCTGCTCTTGTTCCCCCCCGAGTCGGTCAGCGCCCTGACGATCCACGTCCTCTGCACGAGGGCGATGGCCTCCTTCAGATTCACGCCGGGGGCCGCCGACACCTCAGCCGGGAACTCGCCGCGGGGCAGGCCGGTGATCTTCTCGGAGAGGGACCGGGATTCGATCGTCCCCCCCTCGGGCGCCAAAAGCACGGCCCGCTCGATCTCGTTCTCGAGCTCCCGGATGTTCCCGGGGAACGGGTAGTTGCGC encodes the following:
- a CDS encoding tetratricopeptide repeat protein, whose product is MGMPRHDWRTSSAAHGPPGYPRLFDSPARAWRCPSAALIACLLAMILPAAEADNGDTSRAIRFSRGLSAYDAGRYGEAVALFRTLTDRSPVDRDAQYYLGLSLSGAGDAEAACEVLGALHRAAPDFFPGGEEYATALIRTQRWREAGTVIDELEARRPGRGERDAILLLRGILAGEQGDHGRAVELLGRVAPERPDYWARARYCRGRYLSRAGETRKALDEYSLIQEGFPLSEIGRAAAQEAEALRGAVEKEKNWWGRLSTRYEYDDNVILMPDDAPLPGATQQGDWRFLTTFELDAVPFSRDGFDLITRYNFIQSVHNRLGNFNLNGNVADGFIRYRHPLLTPFAGYEFAYYFLDDCKQGYLRGNRIFAGAELPRTAHSLYRVLYECAFDDYLLPFSSPEDDWDTSPASIITLEQFLFLGAARQAFWRTAVGYRNNNARGDDFYYHGCSIVGEFYCPLPWRLSADCSAEYRFNDFTRGADGRRDRCLLLNAELRRTLREGVDIVFNYGFTRNRSDVPLYEYRRGIYSMILDLYF